Part of the Nostoc sp. PCC 7524 genome is shown below.
GCGTTTGCCTTTCAATACAAGCTCAATTCGCTGTTGTTTTTGAATTAACAGGTCATCAATTGCTTGGTCAACATGGCCTAACTGTAACCATGTTGCAAACACAGCATTTTGTTGACCAAGGCGATGACATCTATCCTCGGCTTGCTCACAATCACCAGGAGTCCAAGCGCGATCTACCAAAATTACGTTACTAGCAGCTGTTAGAGTTATACCAACACCACCAGCTTTAATAGTACCAACGAAAACTTTTTTATCACCCAATTGAAACTGATCAATTAATAACTGCCTTTCAATTGGTTTAGTTTCACCAGTGAGTAATAGTCCATCAAGTTCAGTTGCGATCGCCTTCGCGCTTTCTACAAACTCAGTGAAGATTACCACTTGTTCACCTTGTTCTAACAGTTCCCCCGCAGTTGCGATTGCTGCCTCAACCTTAAACTCACTGCCTACTTTCCGCAGAATATTAAGGGTTGCCAATGCCTCAGCTTCAGGGTCAGCCGGATTGTAAGCCAATACCCAACTTAACCACAGTTTAAAAGATGAACATTTAAACAGTATTGGTAGGTTGTATTTGAATTTCTTACACTGCGATCGCCGGCGGTAATCATCTACTAATAATCTGACTGTATCTTGATATTCATCTAACTGTTTAGTTTCAAGTTCAACCTTTTCAAATAAACGTGTTTTATCTGGTAGTTCTTTTAGGCACTGTTGTTTAGTGCGTCGTAATATGACATCCTCTGTTTTCTGTGACAATTCATCAAGATGTGATGCGCCTGTATTGTCCCAAACTGTTTTTCTGCCAATATCCTTGTGATAAGCATTACAATAACGACGCTCATAATCATATTTATCATTTGCTAAAGGATGATTAACCGCGCATAGTAATGGATAAAGGTTAACTGGTCTACCATTTTTAATTGGTGTCCCAGTCAGTAACCATGCTGTTAAACAATTCTCATGATGTGCTAATTCCAACATCTTTTTTGTTCTGGCACTGGCAATATTCTGAGCATAATGGGCTTCATCACAAATCAGCACATATTTTTTAGTTTCAAGTGGCTTTGGTAACTTTGCCCAGCTAAAGCACTCAATCTTGACTTCAGCACGGGATGCCTCGCGTACCCAATTATCCATCACAGATACAGGAGCAATCACAAACACCGGACAATCGTGTGTACGCTGCATTGCTCTTGCTGCAACTAAAGCTGTAAGCGACTTTCCTAATCCCATGTGATCTGAGAGAATCCCCCCGGTGTAAATCCCACCGCGACGGTGAGCAAGTAGCCACTCTACACCTTTTTTTTGGTAATCACGCAGATACCAGCCATTAGCCAAAGGTGCATTCAAATCAGCAGCTTCTACGAATTTGACAATTTCATCAGCCATAGCTAAAGCCTCAGCTTCCTTGGCTGCTTTCTCTTCCTCAAGTTGCATTTGAGCTAGAGCGATCGCGCCCTTAAACTGTGCTGATATATGAAATTCATCTGTAATCAGTTTTTCTTTGACTTCTAAACTTTTGTTAATAGGAAAACGCCAGGATTTATCACTACCCTCAAACCTATAACCTTCAATGGTCTTACAATCTCGCTGAAATTTACCAGATGAATCATAAGGAGCGTACACAGCAATTAAATCGCCCTTTACCTCTACTCGCTTCTCTGGAATATACTGCTGACCGTTATCATTAATAGCTCCTACTTTGGGAGAATCTTCAGGGTATTGATGCTCTATTAAATCCCACTGTGGTAACTGCAAATTTCCCCTATTTAGCTGCTTTTCGTATTTATGCAGTATTTTTAAGGCAGCTTTGGCGTGGGCTTTGATAATAGGCTTTTTATCTCTAATTCTGCTAGCTAGCCAATGCCCAAAGCCAGCATCAGCACCATTAAAGCCTGCTCCATCCTGAGAGTAAGCATAATCGCACCTATCAGCTAAATAAATGATGCAATCTTCTAGAGAGCGATCGCATCTTTGCTCTTTCTTCTCCTCAATGATGAGGGGAAGTTCTAGCTGGAGCTTGATTAAATCCTCTAATTCTAAATTTTTAATTGAATCACGTATAAGTTCTAAGCTACTTGCAGAGATGATCTGAGGTGATAAACCATTATCTAGCGATCGCGCGTATCGCTCAATTTCCTCTAAGAATATTTCGGGAACTCGTACAGCTTTGGTAGGTAAATGTTGCCAAGCTGCTTTTTGCTTGGTTAGATGCTCAGTTTTCGGATGATAGTTTGGCATAGTTCTTTGGCCGGATACTATTACTAAATAATATCTTGAATGCAGTGTACACTCGATAAAGAATGATTAAAAGCTAAATTTTAGATCATAAAGCTACGCTTTTAAAGAAGTTGTTGCTAACGCAGTCCGTTTCTTGACTCCCTTACGGTCGATGTCCCCCCCCGCCCCAAGGGGTGCGCTCAGTCGCCGCAGGGCTACCCCGGCTTTTTTAGTATGGCTACGTGCGTCAAGGGCGAGAGCAAGTGGCGGAATATCGTTACTTCGTTTTTATATCTGGGGACACCCCAGACCCCACCGCCACCCTTGACCCACTCCGCTTTTTAAAAGATAGCCGGGGTTGTTCCTGGTCAGTCCTTTCGCTTGTGAGGTTCGGTCTATGCGTTCAGTTCCATTTGAGTTTGTTTCTGCTTTGTCCTGTGAGTTTGAGGCGGTTGATTGTTTCTGGCGGGAGTCTGACAGTTCTTTCACTGGGTTCGTGGCGGAGGTGTGGTTTGAGTCGTTGCCGCGTGAGTTTGCTGTTCGGTGGGCTGAGGTGGTGGGATACGCGGTGAAGGTGCGTTGTGTTTCTGTGGGTCCTGCTCGTTTTGCTGTGCGTGTTCCGGTCGTTGTGCCAGTTGGTCAGGTCAGGTTGGGTTGGCCTAGTCGTGGTTCTAGGGTTCAGTTAGTTTACAGCTAGTTCGTTGGGGGGCTTTTGCTCCCTTTTTTTGGGGTAAGTGCGATCGCTGTCGTAAGTTTCCCCTAGAACCAAAACCTATTCCCTCCCTTTGAGTGCGATCGCTGTTTTCATGGAAGTGAGAACGCTAAGAAAAGCTGTTGCTGCGCTTTTAATCTTTGAATATATAAGGTTGCTTCGCAGTTGTTGTGCTTTTTGTCTGCTGCCATCAATTAACTCATAAAAACAAAGACCTGGAAGCAGCAGCCAAAAAGCGGTGCAAAAAAAGCAGCGATTTCTGATTTTATCACCTCCACTTCGTTCCGGTGATGGACAGAAATCTTGGGCTGCTTTTTTTGCGGGAGGAAGAAATGCAGAGAAAGAGAAAGGAGAGGTAAAGGTATCGGCGGCTGTTGTTTCTGTCGGTGTGCCACTGGTGGCCAAGTGGGTGCAGTCCACTCGCCCCGGCTGCGCCGGGGCAAGACAGGCGTAAAATTCTAACATTATAGCGTGTCTACGTGCTATAATGATGATTATTGCTAGGTTTTCACCATGCTTTCAGCTATTTTTTCTCAGTTTTCCTGCTTTGGTTTCTCCGGCTCTCGCAAGTGGGGTCAGTCTCCTGCTCCTTTGTCTCTGGCTGCGGCGGCTGTCCCCTCTGGCTCTCGCGTGTTGGTCGGGTGTGCGGCTGGTGTCGATGCGTTTTTCCGTTCGGCCTTCCCGGCTGCTGAGGTGTTCGCGGTTTCTTCTGGTGTGTGGGGTGTGGGTCGTGGTGCTTTCGCGGCTCGGTCTGTGGCGTGTGTCCGTGCCGTTGCTGCTGGTGGTGGCCTGTGGGTTTCGTTCCCCAGTTCCCCCTGCCCGGTTGGCCTCGTTCCCTCTAGTTCTCAGTCGCGCTGTTTTTCCGGCCGCGGCTCTGGGTCTTGGGCTTCTCTTGCGTTTGCCCTTGGGTCTGGTCTGCCTTGCGTCGTTTTCCTGGGGTCGCTGCCTGTTCCGGCTGGCTGGGGTCTGTTTCCTCTGCTTGGCTTAAAAGGTTGGTTTGGTTGTTCTCAAGTTGTTGGCCAACCGTCGCCAGTTCAGTTGTCTCTGTTCTAGTCAGTTCGGCGGCTTTGTGTCGCTCTATCTTTTCAGCGATCGCCTCACGCACAAATTCAGGGTAATCCTTCCCCAAGCTTTCCAAAAATTGTTTAGTCGATGATGTCAGCCTCACGCTGATTTTTTCGGTCAAAGGCTCATCACCTTTAGCCTGAAATTGATGCTTTTCTAGTTCTGGGTTGCCTCCAGGTCTGCCACTGCTTAAAGTTCCTGCCATTTTTATTACTCTCACGTTGCCGCCACATTATAGCGTGTCTACAATTTGAAATTTCTGTAAAGATTGCTGTTTTTGGTTATTATAGCGTGTCTACACGCTATAATGGTTACATAACACAAAACAAGGTATTCGACCAATGACACCTGATAAAACTTTACCCGCTTGGATTTTTGTCCCCAGTCTCGACGACTATGTAGAGATAGTAGGTGGGAAGTGTGAACTGATTGATGGAAAAAGATATTTAAGAATTGTCTGTGCAGATTCTCAAGGCAATGAGGTTTTATTAAACCCTTCAGATTTACAAATTTACTTTGAACGTTGTGCCATCTCTTTCTAATTAATAAATCTGCGATCCCTTTGGGGTCGCTCTCTCTTCTCTTCGAGACGCTACGCGAACACTTCATCCTCTAAGAATTTGGCAAATGTATCTATGCTGAAATTTCAGGCTGATTTAATCGATACAGAAGGCAAGCTAAAAATAGTTGAGTTTGAGTTTCAACAATCAACAATAAACGATTACCAACTCAGACAAATTATTGCCAAAGAATTACCAGGATGGCAATTACTTAGTATTTGGTACTAGCTCTAAAGCGATCGCTCTCTCGCTTCATTTCCTCTAAGAATATTTAAGGTATCCGACCATGCAATTAGTTTTCAATTCAGAATCAGAAGCTTTGGCCGTAGCTGAACAACTTTATAATATTCAACAAATAGGTAAAATTTTAATTCCTGCTAACAAAACAATTGATTATCAAGCTTTGGAATTAGCTGTCAATTTGGCGGGTGTGACCTTCCCAGTTTTCAGTTTCCCTATTATCAGCAGTTTTAAATGCCGTTTACCTTTTCCTCAACAGGAGAGAGAATGCACCTGTAGTAAATCACCTAAAATTTATGTAGCTTGCTTATCTGCATACAATAACGGGCATTTACACGGGCTTTGGATTGACGCAACCCAAGACCCAGAAGACATAGAGGATGATATTAAATGGATGCTTTCATGGTCGCCTGTAGCAGATGATGAACCCTGCGAAGAATGGGCGATACATGATTATGAAAACTTTGCTGATTTCTCATTACGTGAATATGAAAGTCTGCAATATATCAGCAAATTAGCCCAAGCATTATATTATGCCGATGATGCTGATGCAATGGCGGCTTGGCTTAATTATGCAAAAGATGTAATTCATGAGC
Proteins encoded:
- a CDS encoding DEAD/DEAH box helicase, with amino-acid sequence MPNYHPKTEHLTKQKAAWQHLPTKAVRVPEIFLEEIERYARSLDNGLSPQIISASSLELIRDSIKNLELEDLIKLQLELPLIIEEKKEQRCDRSLEDCIIYLADRCDYAYSQDGAGFNGADAGFGHWLASRIRDKKPIIKAHAKAALKILHKYEKQLNRGNLQLPQWDLIEHQYPEDSPKVGAINDNGQQYIPEKRVEVKGDLIAVYAPYDSSGKFQRDCKTIEGYRFEGSDKSWRFPINKSLEVKEKLITDEFHISAQFKGAIALAQMQLEEEKAAKEAEALAMADEIVKFVEAADLNAPLANGWYLRDYQKKGVEWLLAHRRGGIYTGGILSDHMGLGKSLTALVAARAMQRTHDCPVFVIAPVSVMDNWVREASRAEVKIECFSWAKLPKPLETKKYVLICDEAHYAQNIASARTKKMLELAHHENCLTAWLLTGTPIKNGRPVNLYPLLCAVNHPLANDKYDYERRYCNAYHKDIGRKTVWDNTGASHLDELSQKTEDVILRRTKQQCLKELPDKTRLFEKVELETKQLDEYQDTVRLLVDDYRRRSQCKKFKYNLPILFKCSSFKLWLSWVLAYNPADPEAEALATLNILRKVGSEFKVEAAIATAGELLEQGEQVVIFTEFVESAKAIATELDGLLLTGETKPIERQLLIDQFQLGDKKVFVGTIKAGGVGITLTAASNVILVDRAWTPGDCEQAEDRCHRLGQQNAVFATWLQLGHVDQAIDDLLIQKQQRIELVLKGKRKTLKGINSPKDLAKELLAIL
- a CDS encoding antirestriction protein ArdA is translated as MQLVFNSESEALAVAEQLYNIQQIGKILIPANKTIDYQALELAVNLAGVTFPVFSFPIISSFKCRLPFPQQERECTCSKSPKIYVACLSAYNNGHLHGLWIDATQDPEDIEDDIKWMLSWSPVADDEPCEEWAIHDYENFADFSLREYESLQYISKLAQALYYADDADAMAAWLNYAKDVIHEPDIEKLAEEFSSYYCGHWESERDFVLKSDEIESVYNWSEFEKNFLFWSQHIDWDSVARELFLQGYDSVKASPHGVYVFREYHG